The following proteins come from a genomic window of Paenibacillus spongiae:
- a CDS encoding NAD(P)/FAD-dependent oxidoreductase, translated as MSNSEATESIVDIVIIGGGPTGMFAAFYGGMRQATVKIIESMPQLGGQLAALYPEKYIYDVAGFPKVTAQELVDQLKQQMNHFKPEVYLEEKVQEVKKLDERLFMVKTDKATHYAKAVIITAGVGAFEPRRLELPEAAKFEKKNLHYFVSDLQQFKNQHVLINGGGDSAVDWALMLEPIAASVTLIHRRDKFRAHEHSVENLMKSKVNVMTPYEITGLHGTDRIERLTLQNITTKETKELQVESVIINFGFVSSLGPISDWGIDIEKGSILVDSRMETSISGIFAAGDITTYPGKLKLIAVGFGEAPTAINNAKVYFDPDARLSPGHSSNMKL; from the coding sequence ATGTCTAACTCTGAAGCAACAGAATCCATCGTTGATATTGTCATTATCGGCGGCGGCCCAACCGGAATGTTCGCCGCTTTCTACGGAGGAATGAGGCAAGCTACCGTTAAAATAATAGAGAGTATGCCGCAGCTTGGAGGACAGCTTGCAGCGCTCTATCCGGAGAAATACATTTACGATGTAGCCGGCTTCCCGAAAGTGACCGCTCAAGAACTGGTCGATCAGCTTAAGCAGCAGATGAACCACTTCAAGCCTGAAGTATACCTTGAAGAAAAAGTTCAGGAAGTTAAAAAGCTGGACGAGCGCTTGTTCATGGTCAAGACAGACAAAGCAACCCATTATGCGAAGGCCGTCATTATTACGGCAGGCGTCGGTGCCTTCGAGCCTCGACGGCTGGAGCTGCCCGAAGCGGCCAAGTTCGAGAAGAAGAACCTGCATTATTTCGTAAGCGATCTGCAGCAGTTCAAGAATCAGCATGTTCTGATCAACGGCGGCGGAGATTCCGCAGTCGATTGGGCGCTCATGCTTGAGCCGATCGCGGCCAGCGTTACGCTCATTCACCGCCGCGACAAATTCCGCGCCCATGAGCATAGCGTTGAGAATTTGATGAAATCCAAGGTAAACGTGATGACACCGTATGAAATTACAGGGCTGCACGGTACGGATCGCATCGAGCGTCTGACGCTGCAGAACATCACCACCAAAGAAACGAAAGAGCTGCAAGTCGAATCGGTCATCATCAATTTCGGATTCGTCTCATCGCTTGGTCCGATTTCCGATTGGGGAATCGATATCGAGAAAGGATCGATCCTTGTCGATTCACGGATGGAAACGAGCATCTCCGGTATTTTTGCCGCTGGCGATATTACGACATATCCCGGCAAGCTTAAGCTGATAGCCGTCGGCTTCGGAGAAGCGCCTACCGCCATCAATAACGCCAAAGTTTACTTTGATCCCGATGCAAGGCTGTCGCCGGGACACAGCAGCAATATGAAATTGTAG
- the sda gene encoding sporulation histidine kinase inhibitor Sda encodes MEILSDELLIDAYHAAIQLSLESEFIKLLAAEIKRRQINPDHYRITA; translated from the coding sequence ATGGAGATTCTGTCTGACGAGCTGCTGATAGATGCTTATCATGCGGCGATCCAGTTAAGCTTGGAATCCGAATTCATCAAACTGCTCGCCGCTGAAATAAAACGCAGGCAGATCAACCCGGATCACTATCGCATCACCGCATAA
- a CDS encoding NAD(P)/FAD-dependent oxidoreductase: protein MSNIPKIVILGAGYGGILTALRLQKELNYNEADVTLVNKHDYHYITTHLHMPAAGTDRAENARVSISKLIDEFKIDFVKSTVVQIRTQDKKVILEDGTLSYDYLVIGVGGEPETFGIPGMLEYAMNIRSLNSVRLIREHIEYQFARYKREPHRTDYLTFVVGGAGFTGIEFVGELADRIPELCKQFDVDPQLVKLYNIEAAPTALPGFDPELVEYGMQVLTKKGVIFRIGTAIKECTPDGVIVGEGEEIRAATVIWAAGVRGNRLIEEAGIETMRGRVKIDECLRVPNHENIYVVGDNSLVFNPEGRPYPPTAQIAMQQGVVCAHNLVASIRNQPLKQFEFKNKGTVASLGKGEAIGIVFGKKYTGSKAAWFKKAIDIRYLYIIGGIPLVVRKGKIL, encoded by the coding sequence ATGAGTAACATACCGAAAATCGTCATTCTCGGGGCTGGTTACGGTGGCATATTGACGGCGCTTCGCCTCCAGAAAGAATTGAATTACAATGAGGCTGATGTAACGCTTGTTAACAAGCATGACTATCATTACATTACAACTCATTTGCACATGCCTGCAGCCGGAACGGACCGTGCCGAGAATGCGCGAGTCAGCATCTCCAAGCTTATTGACGAATTCAAAATCGATTTCGTCAAGTCGACCGTGGTTCAAATTCGAACGCAGGATAAGAAGGTCATTCTCGAGGACGGCACCTTGTCCTATGATTACCTGGTTATCGGCGTAGGCGGGGAGCCAGAAACTTTCGGTATACCGGGCATGCTTGAATACGCCATGAATATTCGCAGCTTAAATTCCGTCCGATTGATCCGTGAACATATTGAATACCAATTTGCCCGCTACAAGCGCGAGCCGCATCGCACGGATTATCTCACGTTTGTCGTCGGCGGAGCCGGCTTTACCGGCATCGAGTTCGTAGGCGAGCTGGCCGATCGCATACCGGAGCTGTGCAAGCAGTTCGATGTCGATCCGCAGTTGGTTAAGCTCTATAATATTGAAGCGGCTCCTACCGCGCTGCCAGGCTTTGACCCGGAACTTGTGGAATACGGCATGCAGGTGCTGACCAAGAAAGGCGTTATATTCCGCATCGGTACCGCCATCAAGGAATGCACGCCGGATGGCGTCATTGTCGGCGAAGGCGAAGAAATCCGGGCGGCTACCGTTATATGGGCGGCAGGCGTACGCGGCAACCGTCTGATCGAGGAAGCAGGCATCGAGACGATGCGCGGGCGCGTGAAGATCGACGAGTGTCTTCGCGTTCCGAATCATGAGAATATCTACGTCGTTGGGGATAATTCGCTCGTGTTTAATCCGGAAGGGCGTCCATATCCGCCAACCGCTCAAATTGCAATGCAGCAGGGCGTCGTTTGCGCTCACAACCTGGTCGCTTCAATCCGCAACCAGCCGCTGAAGCAATTTGAATTCAAGAACAAAGGTACGGTGGCTTCTCTGGGCAAGGGCGAAGCGATCGGGATCGTGTTCGGCAAGAAGTATACAGGCAGCAAGGCAGCTTGGTTTAAGA